Proteins from one Prochlorococcus marinus CUG1435 genomic window:
- a CDS encoding AarF/ABC1/UbiB kinase family protein yields the protein MTRSNSQYSAKGDLIWLILRPWIFIPRVLYIFLTFIFLFLRILFQGNSKNKNIQKNLSKYLFDVITDLGPCFIKLGQALSTRPDLVRQDWLTELTNLQDNLPPFDHKIALKIIEEELGAPPSELFDEFPGSPIASASLGQVYKTKTKSRSYVAVKVQRPNLYFTIRRDVVILRFLSTFLSPFLPLNIGVGIGEIIDEFGKALFDEIDYEKEGENALKFANLFKDNPNVFIPKLEKEFSSKRVITTSWIDGVKLRDKALLEENNLVPSSFIKTCVISGLQQLFEYGYFHADPHPGNMFALKGGNADYGYLAYVDFGMMDTITNSDRLTLIKAIVHIINDEYYLLAKDFQKLGFLTKEQDLQKLVEPLKEVLGGSFGAEVGNFNLKNVTDKFSKLMYSYPFRVPSRFALIIRAVVSQEGLALRLDPEFKILKIAYPYIAKKLLTDNSEEILEILLEVVFDQKGRIQIEKVESLLNVLFKNTGNINSDLIPVANAGLKLIVSNKGSEVRKNLLLSLIRDDKLELNDVKKLLSLIRDTFSPLNIAKSAVQNIIYPV from the coding sequence ATGACAAGGTCTAACTCGCAATACTCAGCAAAAGGTGACTTAATTTGGTTGATTTTGAGACCATGGATTTTTATTCCAAGAGTTTTATATATCTTTTTAACTTTTATTTTTCTTTTTTTAAGAATACTTTTTCAAGGTAACAGTAAAAATAAGAATATACAAAAAAATCTCTCAAAATATCTTTTTGATGTAATAACAGATTTAGGACCTTGTTTCATAAAATTGGGTCAGGCACTTTCAACTAGGCCGGATCTGGTTAGACAAGATTGGCTGACAGAACTTACAAACTTACAGGATAATCTTCCACCATTTGATCACAAAATTGCTTTAAAAATTATTGAAGAAGAACTTGGAGCTCCACCTAGTGAATTATTTGATGAGTTCCCTGGGAGTCCTATTGCCTCAGCAAGCTTAGGTCAGGTTTACAAAACAAAAACAAAAAGTCGTTCTTATGTAGCTGTAAAAGTGCAAAGACCAAATTTGTACTTCACTATAAGAAGAGATGTTGTGATACTAAGGTTTTTATCAACTTTTTTGTCACCATTTCTGCCATTAAATATTGGTGTTGGAATTGGAGAAATAATAGATGAATTCGGCAAGGCACTTTTTGATGAAATTGACTATGAAAAAGAAGGTGAAAATGCCTTGAAGTTTGCAAATTTATTCAAAGATAACCCGAATGTTTTTATCCCCAAATTGGAAAAAGAGTTTTCATCAAAGAGAGTTATTACAACCTCTTGGATAGATGGAGTCAAGTTAAGAGATAAGGCTTTATTAGAGGAAAATAACTTAGTACCTTCCTCTTTTATAAAAACTTGTGTGATCAGTGGTCTCCAGCAATTATTTGAATATGGATATTTTCATGCTGACCCACACCCTGGAAATATGTTCGCACTTAAAGGTGGAAATGCAGATTATGGATATTTAGCTTATGTAGATTTCGGAATGATGGATACAATTACAAATTCAGATAGACTCACTCTCATTAAGGCTATTGTGCACATAATAAATGATGAATATTATCTTCTCGCAAAAGATTTTCAGAAATTAGGTTTTTTAACTAAAGAACAAGATCTTCAAAAACTCGTTGAACCATTAAAAGAAGTTTTAGGTGGATCTTTTGGTGCTGAAGTAGGAAATTTTAATCTTAAAAATGTTACTGATAAATTCTCAAAACTAATGTATTCATATCCATTTAGAGTGCCTAGTAGGTTTGCTTTAATAATAAGAGCGGTTGTTAGTCAAGAGGGTTTAGCACTAAGGCTAGATCCTGAATTTAAAATTTTAAAAATCGCATATCCTTACATAGCTAAAAAATTACTTACCGATAATTCTGAAGAGATTTTAGAAATTCTTTTGGAAGTTGTTTTTGATCAAAAAGGTCGAATTCAAATAGAAAAGGTAGAAAGTTTATTAAATGTTTTATTTAAAAATACTGGAAATATTAATTCAGATCTCATACCGGTTGCAAATGCAGGATTAAAATTGATTGTCAGTAATAAAGGATCCGAAGTTCGGAAGAATCTTCTTTTAAGCCTTATAAGAGATGACAAATTAGAATTAAACGATGTAAAAAAACTTTTAAGTTTAATTAGAGATACATTTAGCCCTTTGAATATTGCAAAAAGTGCAGTTCAAAATATTATCTATCCAGTTTAA
- a CDS encoding ribose-phosphate pyrophosphokinase codes for MTSFITAVQNKESNFNLTNSRLRLVSGTTNPKLAEEIATYLGIENVPLISKRFADGELYVQIQQSIRGCDVFLVQPTCAPVNDSLMELMIMVDACKRASARQITAVIPYFGYARADRKTSGRESITAKLTANLLEKSGVDRVLAMDLHSAQIQGYFDIPCDHIYGSPVLIDYLETLNLEEVVVVSPDVGGVARARAFAKLMKDAPLAIIDKRRSAHNIAESLTVIGEVKGKTAILIDDMIDTGGTICSGANLLKQEGAKRIFACASHAVFSPPSYERLSTKDLFEQVIVTNSIPVLVKNNFPQLKVLSVANMLGEAIWRIHEESSVSSMFR; via the coding sequence GTGACAAGTTTTATCACGGCAGTACAGAATAAAGAATCGAACTTTAATCTAACTAATAGTAGATTAAGGCTAGTAAGCGGAACAACAAACCCTAAATTAGCTGAAGAAATAGCAACATACTTAGGTATTGAAAATGTCCCTTTAATATCAAAAAGATTTGCTGACGGAGAACTCTATGTTCAGATTCAGCAATCTATAAGAGGCTGTGATGTATTCCTTGTACAACCTACCTGCGCTCCAGTAAACGATAGTTTAATGGAACTTATGATCATGGTTGATGCTTGCAAGAGGGCATCTGCTAGACAAATAACGGCTGTAATCCCTTATTTTGGATATGCAAGGGCAGATAGAAAGACTTCAGGAAGAGAGTCTATAACCGCTAAACTTACTGCAAATTTACTAGAGAAATCTGGGGTAGATAGAGTTCTAGCTATGGATTTGCACTCTGCTCAGATACAAGGTTATTTTGATATACCATGTGATCATATCTACGGGTCACCTGTATTAATTGATTATTTAGAAACTTTAAATTTAGAGGAAGTTGTAGTAGTTTCTCCTGATGTAGGTGGAGTTGCTAGAGCAAGAGCATTTGCAAAATTAATGAAAGATGCTCCTTTGGCTATAATTGATAAAAGAAGATCAGCTCATAATATCGCTGAAAGTTTAACTGTTATAGGTGAAGTTAAAGGCAAAACGGCTATTCTCATAGACGATATGATAGACACGGGAGGCACAATTTGTTCTGGAGCGAATTTATTAAAACAAGAAGGTGCTAAAAGAATATTCGCCTGTGCTTCACATGCGGTATTCTCTCCACCTTCTTATGAAAGATTAAGTACTAAGGATTTATTCGAACAAGTTATTGTGACAAATAGCATACCAGTTCTTGTTAAAAACAATTTTCCACAATTAAAAGTTCTTTCAGTTGCCAACATGTTAGGTGAAGCTATATGGAGAATTCACGAAGAAAGTTCCGTTAGTTCTATGTTTAGATAA
- a CDS encoding helix-turn-helix domain-containing protein, with translation MNIFKKLFLLKKKAVIDNEVNHGLVDRYGEIARLVKEARIQKNLTIQELSGISKIPEQTLISIEKNNKKTRPKYPFIRSILIKLEECLGLKKNTLEKLAIREVETSKKEKKDFIVNKFDLINTWQGSLLYFFILIVTVFILKRYFILNVNVIEIQNIENKIINK, from the coding sequence ATGAATATTTTTAAAAAACTTTTTTTATTAAAAAAGAAAGCTGTGATTGATAATGAAGTAAATCATGGATTAGTTGATCGGTATGGAGAAATCGCTAGGTTAGTAAAAGAAGCTAGAATCCAAAAAAATTTAACAATTCAAGAATTGTCAGGCATTTCAAAAATTCCTGAACAAACGTTAATTTCTATTGAAAAAAATAACAAAAAAACTCGCCCAAAGTATCCATTCATAAGATCAATATTAATTAAATTAGAGGAATGCTTAGGATTAAAAAAAAATACATTAGAAAAATTAGCAATTAGAGAAGTAGAAACTTCTAAGAAAGAAAAAAAAGATTTTATTGTCAATAAATTCGATCTTATAAATACTTGGCAGGGTAGCCTTTTATATTTTTTTATATTAATTGTAACGGTGTTCATATTGAAGAGATATTTTATTTTGAATGTAAATGTTATAGAGATTCAAAATATTGAAAACAAAATAATTAATAAATAA
- a CDS encoding aminotransferase class I/II-fold pyridoxal phosphate-dependent enzyme — MSISSFLTKKFLKSLFFPAHNRGEALPKKLVKLLKKEPGYWDLPELPEIGSPLSQRGLIAKTQREFSERFGAKGCFFGVNGASGLIQSAVIAMANPGENILMPRNVHISVIKICAMQNIQPIFFDLDFSSENGHYKPVTKNWLKNVFKKINFKEKKIVGVILVSPSYQGYAGDLRPLIDLCHQKNLPVLVDEAHGSYFLFCENLNLPKSALISNADLVVHSLHKSLNGLTQTAALWYKGNLVNEQNLIKSINLLQTTSPSSLLISSCEESIKDWLNKKSLSKYEKRILEAKSIYKKLIQKNIPLIETQDPLKIVLNTSKVGIDGFTADEFFYKNGLIAELPEMMTLTFCLGFADQKDFLNLFVKLWNKLLLKSKKLDALKVLQSPFNLVEAPEMQIGIAWRSETRSIPFSQSLNKISGDIICPYPPGIPLIVPGEKIDLDRFNWINNQSLCNKDLLNFNIRVIKT, encoded by the coding sequence ATGAGCATTTCTTCATTTCTAACTAAAAAGTTTTTAAAGTCACTTTTCTTTCCTGCTCATAACAGAGGGGAAGCTTTACCCAAGAAATTAGTGAAATTATTAAAAAAAGAACCTGGGTATTGGGACTTACCAGAACTACCAGAGATAGGCTCCCCTCTATCACAAAGAGGATTAATTGCCAAAACTCAAAGAGAATTCTCTGAGAGATTTGGGGCAAAAGGTTGTTTTTTTGGAGTTAATGGAGCCTCTGGTTTAATACAATCAGCTGTAATTGCAATGGCAAATCCTGGCGAAAATATCCTAATGCCTAGAAATGTCCACATAAGTGTTATAAAAATCTGTGCGATGCAGAACATACAACCAATATTCTTTGACCTGGATTTTTCATCAGAAAACGGTCATTACAAACCAGTTACAAAAAACTGGTTGAAAAATGTATTTAAAAAAATAAATTTTAAAGAAAAAAAAATTGTAGGTGTAATTCTTGTAAGTCCCTCCTATCAGGGTTACGCGGGAGATTTAAGGCCTTTAATAGATCTCTGTCATCAAAAAAATTTACCTGTTTTGGTTGATGAAGCCCATGGTTCTTATTTCCTTTTTTGTGAAAACCTTAACCTACCAAAATCAGCTTTAATATCAAACGCTGATTTAGTCGTTCATTCATTGCATAAGTCACTAAATGGTTTAACTCAAACTGCTGCACTCTGGTACAAAGGGAATCTAGTAAATGAGCAAAATTTAATCAAGAGTATTAATTTGTTGCAAACTACTAGTCCAAGCTCCTTATTAATTTCTTCTTGTGAAGAGTCTATTAAAGACTGGCTTAATAAAAAAAGCTTATCAAAATATGAAAAAAGAATTTTGGAGGCAAAAAGTATCTACAAAAAATTAATCCAAAAGAATATTCCTCTCATAGAAACTCAAGACCCCTTAAAGATAGTATTGAATACCTCCAAGGTTGGAATTGATGGTTTCACTGCTGATGAATTTTTTTATAAAAATGGTCTTATAGCTGAATTACCAGAAATGATGACTCTAACTTTTTGCTTAGGGTTTGCGGATCAAAAAGATTTTCTCAATTTATTTGTGAAGTTGTGGAATAAATTACTATTAAAATCAAAAAAATTAGACGCTCTAAAAGTCCTCCAATCACCCTTTAATTTAGTTGAAGCGCCTGAAATGCAAATTGGAATTGCTTGGAGAAGCGAGACTCGGAGTATTCCTTTTTCGCAATCATTAAATAAAATATCTGGAGATATTATTTGCCCTTACCCTCCTGGAATACCTCTAATAGTTCCAGGAGAAAAAATTGATCTCGATAGATTTAATTGGATAAATAATCAAAGTTTATGCAACAAAGATCTGTTAAATTTTAATATAAGAGTAATAAAAACATAG
- the malQ gene encoding 4-alpha-glucanotransferase, whose product MPAESFLSKKSLGVLMHPSCIPGGGACGTFGKGAKEWIKKLHKHGIEYWQFLPLTPTDSTGSPYSSPSSFALNPWFLDTDDLIDKGFIIISNKEELGLPSQNKNHFDFDVADHLTKKLGRLLLQGWNSQSQERKLDFEKWILKNFWVQDYALFVVIREEFNMLPWWQWPIDFKIKNKKFLKSWIKERSEDILIKKLIQWHLDRQWSAIKDFAKSNNVKLIGDLPFYISRDSADVWSNKSLFSILRNGALIFQSGVPPDYFSSTGQLWGTPTYFWSKHKRTNFDWWRKRFKRQFELVDLLRLDHFRGLAGYWRVNGNSKTAISGRWINSPGRTLLNKLKIDLGTNSLPIIAEDLGVITPDVENLRKYFELPGMKILQFAFDGNEDNPYLPKNIEGGNWVVYTGTHDNSTCISWWESLENNAKKRIKDEYKFSENPSWSLIKIGMDTKANLFIAPIQDILSLDDSSRLNIPGTIKNNWKWKLNRPLREIEDNLRRFSDLGKSFGRTRK is encoded by the coding sequence ATGCCTGCAGAATCATTCCTTTCAAAAAAATCCTTAGGCGTACTTATGCATCCCTCATGTATACCTGGGGGTGGCGCATGTGGAACTTTTGGAAAAGGAGCTAAAGAGTGGATAAAAAAACTTCATAAGCATGGTATTGAATACTGGCAATTCTTACCCCTTACACCGACTGACTCTACAGGTTCTCCATATAGTTCTCCATCTAGTTTTGCTCTAAACCCATGGTTTTTGGATACAGATGATTTAATTGATAAAGGTTTTATCATCATTTCAAATAAAGAAGAATTAGGACTTCCCAGTCAGAATAAGAATCATTTTGATTTTGATGTTGCTGATCATTTAACAAAAAAATTAGGGCGTCTCCTTCTGCAAGGTTGGAATTCACAATCTCAAGAGAGAAAACTTGATTTTGAAAAATGGATACTTAAGAACTTTTGGGTTCAAGATTATGCATTATTTGTTGTTATCAGAGAGGAATTTAATATGTTGCCTTGGTGGCAATGGCCTATAGATTTCAAAATAAAAAATAAAAAATTTTTAAAATCGTGGATTAAGGAAAGAAGTGAAGATATTCTTATTAAAAAATTAATACAGTGGCATTTAGATAGGCAATGGAGCGCGATTAAAGACTTTGCAAAATCAAATAATGTTAAGTTAATTGGAGATTTACCATTTTATATCTCAAGGGACAGCGCAGACGTATGGAGTAATAAATCACTTTTCTCAATCCTTAGAAATGGAGCTTTAATCTTTCAAAGTGGTGTCCCACCAGATTATTTTTCATCAACAGGACAGTTATGGGGGACACCAACTTACTTTTGGTCAAAACATAAGAGGACTAATTTCGATTGGTGGAGGAAAAGATTTAAAAGACAATTTGAACTTGTCGACTTGCTGAGATTAGATCATTTCAGAGGTTTAGCTGGTTACTGGAGAGTTAATGGCAATTCTAAAACAGCAATTTCTGGTAGATGGATAAATTCTCCAGGAAGAACACTTTTAAATAAATTAAAAATTGATTTAGGAACTAACTCCCTACCAATAATCGCGGAGGATCTTGGAGTAATAACACCTGATGTAGAAAATTTAAGGAAATATTTTGAACTTCCAGGAATGAAAATATTACAGTTTGCTTTTGATGGAAACGAAGACAACCCATATTTACCAAAGAATATTGAAGGGGGAAATTGGGTAGTTTATACAGGTACCCATGACAACTCTACTTGCATCTCATGGTGGGAGTCTTTGGAAAATAACGCCAAAAAACGAATAAAAGATGAATATAAATTCTCTGAAAATCCATCATGGAGTTTAATAAAAATAGGCATGGATACAAAGGCTAATCTCTTTATCGCTCCAATCCAAGATATTTTATCTCTAGATGACTCAAGCAGATTAAACATACCTGGCACTATAAAAAATAATTGGAAATGGAAGTTAAATCGACCTTTAAGAGAAATAGAAGACAATCTAAGGAGATTCAGTGATCTAGGAAAAAGTTTTGGGAGAACAAGAAAATAG
- a CDS encoding Villin headpiece domain-containing protein — protein MNNASFKVSANVKKLPAKKNDLDLYHGMGVSFLCNATRKGLDLDFPKTLNVASATFASVVQQKHGGKIIEKKKEQTVNFKNLQYIASLQLVEAALQICPDNVPEKVKKEFKIESERIKKLKEL, from the coding sequence ATGAATAATGCATCTTTTAAAGTAAGTGCAAATGTTAAAAAATTGCCTGCTAAAAAGAATGATTTAGATTTATATCACGGTATGGGTGTTTCATTTCTTTGTAATGCCACAAGAAAAGGCCTAGACTTAGATTTTCCAAAAACATTGAACGTTGCCTCAGCAACTTTCGCATCAGTAGTACAACAAAAACATGGGGGGAAAATAATTGAAAAAAAGAAAGAACAAACAGTTAATTTTAAAAATTTACAATATATTGCATCTTTGCAACTAGTTGAAGCAGCACTTCAAATTTGTCCTGATAACGTTCCTGAAAAGGTTAAAAAAGAATTTAAAATTGAGAGTGAAAGAATCAAGAAATTAAAAGAATTGTAG